A region from the Nocardioides coralli genome encodes:
- a CDS encoding DUF1697 domain-containing protein, with the protein MPRYVAFLRAINLGATRKFPMADVVAATEAAGGSDVATHLATGNVRLTSSLRSRARLEEALETAYVADRGFEVPTIVLTPAELRTVVADAEELGAHHAGRQFVSLLKTEPTEEGRRAIEQAGRDDERAVVRGRAVHLLLGESYLSSRLTNATIERHLGTATNRTLAVVRTVVEKWL; encoded by the coding sequence ATGCCGCGCTACGTCGCGTTCCTGCGCGCGATCAACCTGGGTGCCACCCGGAAGTTCCCGATGGCGGACGTGGTTGCCGCGACCGAGGCCGCGGGCGGCAGCGACGTCGCCACGCACCTCGCCACGGGGAACGTGCGCCTCACGTCGAGCCTCCGCTCGCGAGCACGCCTCGAGGAGGCGCTCGAGACCGCCTACGTCGCGGACCGCGGCTTCGAGGTGCCGACGATCGTCCTCACCCCGGCCGAGCTCCGCACGGTGGTCGCGGATGCCGAGGAGCTGGGAGCCCACCACGCCGGTCGCCAGTTCGTGTCGCTGCTCAAGACGGAGCCGACCGAAGAGGGTCGACGGGCGATCGAGCAGGCCGGCCGCGACGACGAGCGGGCCGTCGTCCGGGGTCGCGCCGTCCACCTGCTCCTCGGGGAGTCCTACCTCTCCTCGAGGCTGACCAACGCCACGATCGAGCGGCATCTGGGCACGGCCACCAACCGCACCCTCGCCGTCGTGCGAACCGTCGTCGAGAAGTGGCTCTGA
- a CDS encoding DUF3303 domain-containing protein: MKYVISWESRQGVTEEMAARSLQVFSKWSPSEGAHFREFLGRVDGRGGFAVVETDDVALIAKDTAPFTSWFDFAVVPVLEVGETATIAGEAMEFLASVS, translated from the coding sequence ATGAAGTACGTCATCAGCTGGGAGAGCCGGCAGGGAGTCACCGAGGAGATGGCCGCCCGCTCGCTCCAGGTCTTCAGCAAGTGGTCACCGTCCGAGGGTGCCCACTTCCGCGAGTTCCTCGGCAGGGTCGACGGCCGCGGCGGGTTCGCCGTGGTGGAGACCGACGACGTCGCCCTGATCGCGAAGGACACGGCGCCGTTCACGTCGTGGTTCGACTTCGCCGTCGTCCCGGTGCTCGAGGTCGGAGAGACCGCGACCATCGCGGGGGAGGCGATGGAGTTCCTCGCGTCGGTCAGCTGA